The Nitrosospira lacus genome window below encodes:
- a CDS encoding alpha/beta hydrolase produces MRMLFSLSIMAAIAYTALAALIFFAQSSLIYYPESGRNLIETPGDRGLGYESVEIPTSDGETLHGWFIPVPAAAGAVLFFHGNAGNISHRMDYLLMFHRLGYNTLIFDYRGYGQSSGSPSESGTYLDAQAAWRYLTEAKGVPPARIVLFGESLGGAVAAWLAMSEKPGALVLASVFTSVPDMAAKIYPFLPVRLLSRFDYTTIEYLRTVTCPVFVAHSSQDDIVPFAHGRALYQAAPEPKQFLELQGGHNSGFIFMREDWVEALGKFIDTHLNASS; encoded by the coding sequence ATGCGTATGTTGTTCAGTTTATCCATTATGGCTGCAATCGCCTATACTGCGTTGGCAGCATTGATATTTTTTGCTCAATCGAGCCTTATCTATTATCCGGAATCCGGTAGAAACCTCATCGAAACACCCGGTGACCGGGGACTTGGTTACGAGTCTGTGGAAATTCCTACCTCGGATGGCGAAACCCTGCATGGCTGGTTTATTCCTGTCCCTGCCGCAGCGGGCGCAGTATTGTTCTTTCATGGAAACGCCGGCAATATTTCGCATCGCATGGACTACCTGCTGATGTTTCATCGCCTTGGTTACAACACCCTCATTTTCGATTATCGCGGCTATGGTCAGAGCAGCGGCTCGCCTTCCGAGTCCGGTACTTATCTTGACGCCCAGGCGGCATGGCGTTACCTCACCGAAGCAAAAGGTGTCCCGCCTGCCCGCATTGTGCTATTTGGTGAGTCACTCGGTGGCGCGGTGGCGGCATGGCTTGCAATGAGCGAAAAGCCGGGGGCGCTGGTGCTGGCATCGGTGTTTACCTCGGTACCCGACATGGCAGCAAAAATTTATCCTTTTCTGCCGGTGCGTCTGTTGTCCCGTTTCGACTACACCACGATCGAGTATTTGCGGACGGTTACATGCCCGGTGTTTGTCGCACATAGTTCGCAAGACGATATTGTGCCCTTCGCGCATGGCCGGGCTTTATATCAAGCAGCTCCGGAGCCGAAGCAGTTCCTGGAATTGCAAGGCGGCCACAACAGTGGTTTCATTTTCATGCGGGAAGACTGGGTGGAAGCATTGGGGAAGTTTATTGATACACATTTAAATGCATCTTCATAA
- the ppa gene encoding inorganic diphosphatase: protein MNLDRVNSGRDVPNDFNVIIEIPMNADPIKYEVDKETGAMFVDRFMSTSMHYPCNYGYIPHTLSKDGDPVDVLVISPVPLISGVVVRCRPLGMLRMTDEAGEDAKVLAVPIDKLCGLYRKKKSYDDLPELVLSQIAHFFAHYKDLETGKWVKINGWAGVKDAKVEIMSGVKRYNSAKKKPMF from the coding sequence ATGAATCTCGACCGGGTAAATTCTGGCCGTGACGTGCCCAATGATTTCAACGTCATCATAGAAATACCCATGAACGCCGACCCCATCAAATACGAAGTGGATAAGGAGACCGGCGCGATGTTCGTGGATCGTTTCATGTCAACGTCAATGCACTACCCGTGCAACTACGGCTATATCCCCCACACGCTGTCAAAAGATGGTGATCCGGTTGATGTGCTGGTGATTTCGCCGGTTCCGCTCATTTCCGGCGTGGTGGTACGCTGCAGGCCGCTGGGAATGCTGAGAATGACCGATGAAGCTGGTGAGGATGCCAAAGTGCTGGCTGTACCCATCGACAAGCTATGTGGCCTCTACCGCAAGAAAAAATCCTACGACGACTTGCCTGAGCTGGTGCTTTCGCAAATTGCACATTTCTTTGCTCACTACAAAGACCTGGAAACGGGCAAATGGGTCAAGATAAATGGCTGGGCGGGCGTCAAAGATGCCAAGGTGGAAATCATGAGCGGAGTCAAGCGTTATAACTCTGCCAAAAAGAAGCCGATGTTTTAA